The Halorhabdus sp. BNX81 genome includes a region encoding these proteins:
- a CDS encoding PQQ-binding-like beta-propeller repeat protein: MFWLQDKETTIRRTHTETGNTDTLSLDHASRVSPTLACGRLAVHTYAGVSWVDAETLEVVGTTPTASPHVSALADDRLVYVSGINDGLQAYGADTGEPEWHLSIDHFVTGLSSAQHTAYVVDASADGGEVLSVDTQTGEVQWQTDVVGESYTNPVVGADVYTFDNDGTVHALDTDNGEQMWELTTDTTSPETTPAYRDGTVYVADDASGTVTALDAETGERHWQTEIPRGDTDGRPTGTLTSPVCTPEFVLVGASPGGLAVLRRDTGERRWQNGTYSFSSNLAVTEDAVYAVANDGIVKLKP, from the coding sequence GTGTTCTGGTTGCAGGACAAGGAGACGACTATTCGTCGAACCCACACGGAGACAGGGAATACCGATACACTCTCCCTTGACCACGCTAGCCGGGTCAGTCCAACCCTGGCGTGTGGCCGCCTCGCGGTCCACACGTATGCTGGGGTCTCGTGGGTCGATGCTGAGACTCTGGAGGTGGTCGGGACGACTCCGACTGCGTCTCCCCATGTGAGTGCCCTCGCGGATGATCGACTCGTGTATGTCTCTGGCATCAACGATGGTCTTCAGGCCTACGGGGCCGATACTGGCGAACCAGAATGGCATCTGTCGATCGACCACTTTGTCACTGGTCTCAGCAGCGCGCAGCACACCGCATACGTCGTCGACGCGAGCGCTGACGGCGGCGAAGTACTGTCTGTGGATACACAGACCGGTGAGGTCCAGTGGCAGACCGATGTCGTCGGTGAATCGTACACGAATCCAGTCGTCGGTGCTGATGTCTACACTTTCGACAACGACGGAACCGTCCATGCTCTGGATACGGACAACGGCGAGCAGATGTGGGAGCTGACAACTGACACGACATCTCCCGAAACAACCCCAGCGTACCGCGACGGCACTGTCTACGTAGCAGACGACGCAAGCGGAACGGTCACAGCACTCGACGCCGAAACCGGCGAGAGACACTGGCAAACGGAGATTCCGAGAGGAGACACTGACGGCCGGCCGACGGGTACGCTTACCTCTCCAGTTTGCACGCCTGAGTTCGTTCTCGTTGGCGCGTCTCCTGGTGGTCTTGCTGTCTTGAGACGGGACACTGGTGAGCGACGATGGCAGAATGGCACGTATTCGTTTAGCTCGAATCTCGCTGTAACCGAGGATGCCGTTTACGCGGTTGCCAACGACGGAATTGTC